The uncultured Methanoregula sp. genomic sequence TTGAGGGCAAAGACCATGATGATGGCCGGGATAACAAGGAGCAGGAGCCCCGTAAGACCGAAAGCCCAGACAAGGACCGCGGCAAGGATCGGCCCGATGGCATAACCGATGTTGCCACCGACAACAAAATACGAGGTAATTTTTCCCCGGTTCTCGTTCGTGCACAACCGGCTGACCCGGCTGAGCGCAGTCGGGTGGAAACAGGCATGCCCCAGTGCGGCGAGGATGGCAAAGGCCATGATCAGGTAATACTCACGGGTAACACCCATGAGGGCGACAAAGACCGCACTGACCAGCAGGCTCAGGCCCACGCTTATCGTCAGGCCGCGGGAATCCGAAAGCCAGCCGACGACCGGCTGGGTAAAGGAGGAGGTGATATTGTACGCGGTCACCAGCAGTCCCGCTGCAAGGTAGGAATAGCCGTTGGTTGCAATGAGCAGGGGAAGGATTGCAGGAAGCACCGGCATGTAGATGTCGGTGACCATGTGGGCCGCAGCAAGGCCGGTGATGGTATTTTTCACGCTGCGGGGTTCTGTTACCGGTTCCGTGTCAGCCGTAAGATCTCGACCTCGATCTCCTGCACGTCTTTTGTATGGAAGGCAAAGGTGCGTTTTATCGGGAATACCCCGCCGATCCTCTCGGTGATCTCTGCCTTCCCTTCCGTGTAGGCTTTTACAAATGGGCCTGAGCCTGCATTAAAGATGCTGTAGGTGACCGGGGCGATGGCAAGGGCACAGTCGATGAACGGGCGGTCGGCATGGGCTTTCTGCGCCCCGAACGGCGGGTTCATGACTACGGTATCGCAGGGGCCGAGCCTTGCCGGGAGGTACGGATCCTGCACATCCGCGACTACAAATGTTACCTCTGCATCAAGGAGTCTGGCGTTTGCCTCTGCCACCCTCGCGGCCTGCGCATCGATCTCGACCCCCGTCACCGATGCCGCGCCAAGGAGGGCTGCCCCGATGGCAAGCACCCCGGTACCGCTCCCGAGATCGCAGACTGACCGGTCCTCAATATCCTGTTTCATCAGGGCATGGAAGAGGAGCCGTGCTGCAAGCGGTGCGGGAGTCTGGTACTGCTCGAGGGCGGCCCCGGGCTTTGTAAATCCGCCGAGCCGCTGGAGCATTATCTCGAGATTCTTGAGTTTCATGGGATCTCGTCGATGGCGTACTCGTCCCAGTTCCGCCTGCCGCAGATGATCTCGAACTCCTGCGGGGAGAGGACCGGCACGGGGAAGCGCACCTGGTCGTCATACGCGAGGCGCGGGCAGGCAGTGTTCACGTAACAGCCAAACCCGAGGTTCAGCAGCTCGTCCGGGCTCACTTCCCGCATCGTGACAATCACCGCATCGGGAGAGAGAGAAGCGAGATGCCGGGCGAGTTCCATCCGTTGCTGGCCCTGCTTGGTAGAGACGATGATACCCACGGACTTTGCACCCCGGGCTTTCTCCATTACGGCAAAGCGTTTGCGCCGGAGTGCTTCGCTGCTCACTTCCTCTGCCGTTCCGGCGAGGGGATCAAGCGCGATGACGTTCAGGCCGGTGGTGAGGGCCATGCCGACCGGGTGGAAGACTCCCGTACCGACAAAAAGGATCTCTTCGGCACCGGGAATCTTTGCAGCCGTAAAACAGCAACCGAGCACCTGTCCCGGGTGGGGTGTCCGCCCGCTTCCCGGTGCAACCCGGCTGTCGAAACCCCGGGACCGGAGGTATGCCTCCATTGCCGGGATGAGGTGGACATGCTGGACGGTTGTAACAAGGCCGATCGTGTGCCGGGATAGGAGCGGCAGCGCCTTCTCCAGCACAGAAGGATCGAAGTCCACGCGATAGGGCTCGAAGATCACACGAGGCTGGTTGTCCACCGGGGCATGGCCGAAATGGACGAGCACGTCCGCAGAGGCAAGGGTTTCGAGTGCAAGGTCGCAGGCCCCGTAACAGGGATCCCCACTCACGATGACGGAAAAACCGGTATCGTGGAGGGCCCGGGCATACTCCCCGGCCTTCCGTTTCAGCCCTTCCGGGAACTGGAGGGCAACGGTCCTGGCCCCCCGGGCGGTGAGCTTTTCGATAAGCTCAGATATACCGTTCAATGACATGGACCCGGTCATCCACCTCGATCCTGACGAGGGATTTGTAGGGCCGCCCGATGTCCGGGTTGCCCCGCTGGATCGCGATACAGACATCCACGACCTCGGCACCGGCAATTTCCAGAGCTTTCAGGAGCGCCTTCATCGTCCCGCCCGTGCTCACCACGTCGTCGATGATAACAACCCGGTCGCCTTTGTAGACCCCGTTTAAGTACAGTTCGCCTTTCGAGTAGCCGGTTGTCTGGTGAACCGGGACTTCGTGAGGCAGGTTGTACACGCGCTTGCGCATCACCGTCATCGGGATATCGGTCATGATCGAAAGTACAGAGCCGATGTGGATGCCCATCGCCTCCACGACAACGATCTTGTCCACGCCGTTTAAGTCCATTACTTTGACCATGGCGGCCGCCACGTCGCGCAGGAGTGCGGGTTCGACGATCGGTACTCCGTCGGTGATCGGGTGGATGAAGTAATTGTACTCCCCGCGTTTCACCATCGGGCAGGTTTCAAGGGATTCTACAAGTCGGTCAAGCATGGTTATCACCAATATCATTCAGGAAAGCCTCGATCCTGTCGAGATGCACGTGGGGCATGCAGACGATACGGAGGTAGTCCTGGCAGGTCCAGGACACCTTCCACGGGTCGGGCACCCGCTCTTTTTCGCAGACGAATGTCGCCACATTCACATCCGGGGTAGCTGCCCGTCTGAACCCCCGGCTCTCCATGCCGGCAATGAGGCGATGAGTGTTTTTCATGCACCCGGTAACAATTGCCGTCATTCCGTCCCTCCCGAGATAGTCAAGGACCGCAAGTGCCCCGGCAACGGGAGCCCCCGGGCGGGTTCCGCCAAGCGTATACTCCTGTTTCACGGTCAGGTACGGGGTATCGATGTTGAGGGTGTTGAGCAGGTCCGCCCCCCTCGTCAGGAGACATCCGGCAGGGATCGTGCTCATGCCCATCTTGTGAGGATCGACGGCGATCGTGGTTACGCCGGGCACGGCAAAGTCAAACGGCATGGGATCGGGAAGGAACGGGATCACCATCCCCCCGAATGCTGCGTCAACGTGGAAGAATATGTCGTCCTGCACGGCTATCCTGCCGAGCGCGGGAATCGGATCTACCATCCCGTACTCGGTTGTGCCGGCAACACCGACGATAGCAATCGTGTTCTTGTCCACGAGTCCGGCAGCTGCATCCGCATCCATGCGGTGATCTTCAAGAAGTGGCGCCCGGCGCATGGCGAGACCGAGGATATCGCAGGCCTTTTTGAAGGAGAAGTGGGCGGAGCCGGGCACGATAACGTTCGGTGTCGCTACCTCGTGCCTGTGGGCCCTGGCGAGCCGGAGGGCCTGGATGTTGGACTCGGTTCCCCCGCTCGTGGCATAGCCTCCCGCATCCGGGCAATGGAAAAGGTCGCCAAAACGCTGGATCAGGAGTTTTTCCAGGGATGCCGTCCCGGGAAAGAGCCCCGGGTCGCCAAGGTTTGTCTCCATGAACATGCAGTGTGCCCGCACCGCAACCGGGTGGGGAAGCGTGCACATGGAGCTGAGAATAAACGTATAGTCGAGGTCTTCTTGTTTTTTCCGGCAGAAAAACGAGAAGAGTTCTTCTTCTGCCCGACCCTTATTCAGCATCTTTTGATCTCGCGGCTTCAAGGATGATGCGTTTCTCCGTCCTTGCCACCGCCTCGCGGATCTTGGCGATCGCATCGATGTTGGCCGAGATGCTGGTAATGCCGTGTTCCACGAGCCATGCTGCCATCTTCGGGTCGGACCCAGCCTGCCCGCAGATCGAGCACTCCACGTTGTAGGCGCGGCACATCTGGATCGCATTGTGGATCAGGTGGAGGACTGCCGGGTGCTGGGGGTTGTACATGTCGGCAACGTTCTCGTTGTTCCGGTCAATGGCGAGGGTGTACTGGATAAGATCGTTGGTGCCGAACGAGGCGAACTTGATCCCGCACTTGATGAAGTCCTCGATCATGATCGCGCTCGACGGGATCTCGATCATAATCCCAAGGGTGACATTCTCGACGTCCACGCCGCAGGCCCGCATCATCTCTTTTGCTGCAAGGAACTGGTCGGGGTGGGATACCATCGGGAACATGATGCCGAGGTTCTCGTAGCCTTCGCTCCAGAGACGCTTGAATGACTCCACCTGGAGCCGGAACTGGTCGGGGCTCTGGAGATCGCGGCGGATGCCTCTCCAGCCGAGCATCGGGTTGTGCTCGTGCGGCTCATTCTCGCCGCCTTTCATGTTCCGGAACTCATCGGTCGGGGCATCGAGCGTGCGCACCCAGACAGTCTTTCCCGGGAAAGCGTCGAGCACGATCTTGATGCCGTCGTGGAGCTCCTTGACGAACTCCTCCTCCTTGTTGTTTGTAATGAACCAGCCGGGTGTCTTGTTCAGGCCGAGGATCAGGTGCTCGATCCTGAGAAGCCCGACGCCGTCTGCGCCGGTTGCTGCTGCCCGGGCTGCTGCCTCGGGAATCGAGACGTTCACCTTGACGCTTGTTGCGGTGATAATCGGGGCATGGGCGATAACTGCCTGCTGCCCGGGCCCTGCTGCCGTTGCCGCTGCTGCAGGTGCGACCGCGCCTTCGTAGATGAGACCCAGTTCGCCGTCAACCGTAACGAGTTGCCCGTTTTTAAGAACTGCTGTTGCCGTTTTGGTTCCGACCACAGCCGGTGTGCCCAGTTCCCGGCTGACGATAGCCGCGTGGCAGGTCATCCCGCCTTCATCGGTTACAATCGCAGCGACTTTGCGCATTGCCGGGACCATGTCCGGGTTCGTCATCTTCGTGACCAGGATATCGCCCTCTTTTACCGAGCCGGTGTCCTTGACATCGCGGATGATGACGACTTTCCCTGAAGCTATGCCGGGTGCAGCACCCTGGCCCTTGATCAGAATATTCGCGCTTGACGTGTTTCCTGACATGCCCTTTGCCTCCTTCCTGTTCCCGATGGTTGTGATCGGGCGGGACTGGAGAATATAGAATGTTCCGCTGACAATGCCCCACTCGACATCCTGCGGCACGCCGTAATGGTTCTCGGCGATCTTGCCGTACATTGCAAGCTTCTCCACCTCTGCGTCCGAGAGCACCTGCTTGTCCTGACGGTCCTTTGGCACGTCAGCAAGTTTTGTGCCATTGTCGCCATCGGCGATGATCTCCACTTTCTTGTTGGAGATGAGCGTGTCCACGACTTTCTCTGTTCTTTGGTCAAAAACGTATTTGTCGGGAGAGACTGAACCCGAGACCACGGCTTCCCCAAGTCCCCACGATCCCTCGATGATCGTCAGTGGTTCACCGGTTATCGGGTGGGACGTGAACATGACCCCGGCCTTCTCGGAATGGACGAGCTGCTGGACAACGACAGCGATATTCACGGTATGGTCGTCGAATCCCTGCTTGGCCCGGTAATAGATTGCCCGCGCACCATAGAGGGATGCCCAGCATTTCTGGACTGATACAAGAAGGTTCGCTTCTCCCTTGATATTGAGATAGGTCTCCTGCTGGCCGGCAAAACTGGCATCCGGAAGATCCTCGGCAGTGGCGCTCGACCGCACCGCAACGATGAGATCGGTATTCGACATCTTCTTGTAGGCTTTCCTGATCTCGTCCCGAATAGCAGCTGGCATCTTTGCCTTGAGCACCAGCGTTTTTGCCTGCTCGGCCGCTTTTTCAAGTGCCTCGTTATCCTCGACATCGAGTCGTTCGAACGATGCAAAAATCTTCTTTTCAAGACTGGTCTCGACTAAAAACCTGCGGAAGGCCTGAGCCGTGACTACGAAGGCTTTCGGTACCGGGAGGCCGATGGATGCCATCTCCCCAAGAGATGCCCCCTTGCCCCCGACCGAAATGATATCCTCCTTCCTGATCTCCTCGAGCCATAGAATGTTGGGCACTTCTTTCATGCTCGCACCACTTATGATCTCATCTCCCGTCACTTTAATAATTATCATACCTGTTGGTAATCTTCCGCGAAAATATACCAAAAATAGCCGGCATTTCCAGCCAGGAATGCTGGGAGCGCCCGCCCGGCACAGGAAGAATAACCCTCTTTAAGTCCGGTGCTGATAATATATGGGTTTTTATGGCAAACGCAAGAGTGCTCGTCAGCGATCCGCTGGCGGAAGAAGGGCTTGCAATTCTCAGGGCGGCCGTTGACGTGGATGTCAAAACCGACCTGAAGGACAATGAGCTCTGCAAGATTATCGGGAATTACGATGCCCTGCTTGTCCGGAGCGGCACCGAAGTGACCGCACAGGTGATCGAGGCCGGCAGGAAGCTGAAGTTCATCGGCCGGGCCGGTGTCGGTGTGGATAATGTCGATGTTGAGGCGGCAACCCGCAAGGGTATCATTGTCGCAAATGCCCCCGAGGGCAATACGCTTGCCGCTACTGAACACACCATGGCGATGATGCAGTCGCTCGCCCGGAACATCCCGCAGGCGAACGCGAGCCTGAAGAAGAAGGAATGGAAACGCTCCAAATTCATGGGTGTCGAGCTCAATGAGAAGACACTCGGTATTGTCGGCTTTGGCCGTATCGGGCGCGAAGTGGCAAAGAGGGCGAATGCCATGGACATGAAGTGCGTGGCTTATGATCCGTTCATAACAAAGGAGCGGGCGGCCCAGCTCGGTGTTGAGATGATGTCGATGGCAGATCTCTTCAAGGTGGCAGATGTCATCACGGTCCATACCCCGCTGATCCCGGAGACCCGGCATGTTATCAATGCCAGGAGCATCGCGACGATGAAAGACGGTGTCCGGATCATCAACTGCGCCCGTGGCGGTATCATCGACGAGAAGGCGCTCTACGATGCGATCAAGAGCGGCAAGGTTGCAGGAGCTGCCCTCGATGTCTTCGAGGAAGAGCCCCCGACCGAGTCCCCGCTCCTGACCCTCGACCAGGTCATTGTCACTCCTCACCTCGGGGCGAGTACTGTTGAGGCACAGCTGAATGTTGCGGTGTCCGTTGCAAAGCAGTGTATCGAAGTCCTGAACGGCCGGTCCGCAAAATATGTAGTGAACGCACCCATGGTTCCCCCGGAGCATGCTGAGGTGCTCGAACCCTATGCCCAGCTTGCCGAGAAGATGGGCAGGTTTGCGATCCAGACTGCCGGAGGCCGGCTGTCGTCCGTTGAATGCATCTATGGCGGGGAGCTCTCTGCGTACGCGGGCAGCATGAAGTTTGTGACACGCCTTGCCCTGAAAGGACTCCTCGATCCGATTCTCCAGCAGCCCATCAACATCGTGAATGCGGAGTTCATTGCAAAGGAACGCGGCATTGCCGTGAGCGAGACCGTTACCCAGGAGTCCGAGGGATTCAAGAACCTCATCACGCTGAAGATCAAGACCGACAAAGGCAATGAATCGGTCAGCGGCACCGTCTTTTTCAAGGGCCGGAGCCGGATTGTCGCGGTTGGCGGGTACACGATGGACATGATCCCCGAAGGGTACGTAATAGTTTCACGCCACCTAGACAAGCCCGGCGTCATCGGGCGGGCATCCACGATCCTGGGGAAGAACAACATCAACATCGCGGGCATGCAGGTCGGCCGCATCAACCCAGAACAGGAAGCCATCATGGTCCTGAATGTGGACAGCGAAGTTCCCGCAGCCGTTATGGACGAGATCCGGGGTATGCCCGGTATCTTCACCGCAACGTTTGCCAAGATAACATCTCAGAAGATCTGAGAACACTCTTTTTTTTATCAGATACATCATCCGCGTTGGTTGTACGGTAACGTATTATCGGGATGTTTCCCGCCGTTCCTGCAGGGCACCGGTCTGCAGTTCCTGTCAGCATCCAATGAACTCTTCTGCCACCCGCCGGCAGAGCCGGTTGCTCTCCGCTATATACCTGGGCGTATCGCGTTCGATCTTTAACTGCTGGAATGCACTCAGGTCCTTTGACCAGTCACGGATGATCTCACCGGTGAGTTCAAGGTGAAACTGCAGGCCCAGCGCATTCCGGCAGGAAAATGCCTGGTTCCTGACCCGGTCCCCGTACGCGAGCAGCCGGCCCCGGTACGGGATCTCAAAAGTCTCGCCATGGAGCTGGAAGACCCGGAACTGGTCCGGGAATGCGTTAAATGCCCCCGTTGCCTCCACGGCCCGGCAAAGCGCGTGCCACCCGGTCTCCTGGATGAACGGGTACACTTTGGCGCCATTGGCCGATGCAATGAGCTGGGCCCCGAGGCAGATACCAAGGACCTTACGGCCGGTCTTTGCCGACCGCCGGATGAGTTCTTTCTCCTGGGCCAGCCAGAAGTAATCTTTCTCGTCATTGACGCTCATCGGTCCCCCGAGAAAAACGAGATGCGAGGCGTTGATCCTGCAGGGGACTTCGCCCGTATCGTACAGGTTGATGTATTCGAACTGAATACCGGCCTCCTCAAAGATCGTCTCGAAATAACCGGCGGGCTCGTTTGCAACATGCTGGAAGATTGCGATCTTTTTCTCCATATACCCCGTCTTTTATTTCCCTGTATTAAATATGGGCGGTTTTCTCTTCCGGGCGAATCTTCCGGCGATGACCGGGTAACGTTTCCCATAAAACCGGAGGCGGTACTCATGATCCCGTTCCCCGGGATATCTTGTGTGCAGATCCCGGTCATCTCCTCAATTGCCTTTTTCTGGCACCTGCCCAGTCCTGCCGGTGACAGATAATGTATCGGGCTGTTGACGGTTCATTCCCGCAGGCTGGTTTTTGATTGTTCCCGTGCGGGCTCCGCCCTATTCCGGTCCGTAGTGTCAAAAATAACCCCGTCGAAAATGAACTGGCCGTTTTCCATGACCGGGCTGCCTACCGCATCCACCCGGATCGTTTCTCCGGAGGGCTTGATATACCGGCCTTCAAACTCCCAGAGACTTTTGTTGCGGATTGCGTGCTGGATTGAGCTGAGAAACCGTTCCCGGTCTTCAGGAACGATACCCTCGATCGCCCGGGCAAAAAATATCACCGGATCATTATCCAGGCCGAGGATCTCCCGGCTGCGCCTGCTGATATAATCAAATCCGAGCGTACCGTCCGGGGTCACGTGGCCCCGGCAGATGACACCGGGTATGTTGGCAGCCATTGCATCCAGTTGATGCTCACTCTTCCGTAATGCATCCTCCGCCCGTTTGCGTCCGGTGATATCGATGAGGAGGAGGAGAATGGCAGGATTGCTCCTGTATCGGAGGGGTGCTCCTTTGACGATTACTGATCTCCGGGCCCCGCTCTTTGTGACCACATCGATCTCATACGATGACATATCCCCTGCTTTCCGGCGGGATGCCATGCGTGAAATTACGGTATCGCGATACTCCTCTGCAACAAAGGTAAGCACATGCGTACCAACGAGCGTGTCTGCATCATACCCCAGAGCCCGCGCCGAGGCGGGGTTCACATAGAGGAGTTTCCCGTCCTCCCCATATACGGCGATATAATCGGGAAGGTTCTCCACGAGGCCACGATTGAATAACTCGCTCTCTTTCAGCGCCTTGTCGGCAACATCTTTCTGGATGGCAAGCGAGATGGCGCGGCTCAGCCCTTCAAGCATAGTATCCTCATCGGGGGATATCCTGTGACGGGCAAAGATGGCAAAAACGCCCAGTGACCTGCCGCCCGGAGGTTTTAACTGGTAGCCTGCAAAGGATTCAAGTCCAATCGCCCGGGCCCATCCATGATCATGTATACGGGGATCGTGCGGGGCGTCGTTGGTCAGGAACTTGCTCTCATCCCCCGATGCAAGAAGCCCGATTTTATATGCCCCGTACGGGATGCGCCGGTGAACGTGCCCGTCAATATGGGCGTACCTCCCCGAGCTTGCCTTCAGATGCAGGCAGTTGTCGCGGAAATGGCAGGCATGCGGTCCTTCCGTTACACCGGTATGCATGCAACCGTCGTTGCAGAGATCGCCTCTCTCAATCAGCCAGATCCGGCAGAAATCTGCGGAAAAGACACTGACAACGCTATCGGCTATGATCCTGAATTTTTCATCCAGGGTGACCGGGGTGAGAAGCGACTGGAGAATGCGGTTAAATCCTTCCTGCCACTGGTAGATTTTTGCATTCTCTGCTTCCACCATCTTGCGTTCGGTGATGTCCCGCAATACTCCGTATATCCCGGTAACGGCGCCGGTATCATCCCTCTGGGAAATGCTGTTGCTTTCAAACCAGATTGCCCCCCCGTGAGAGCCAGCCTTCCTGAAAACATTGGTGATCTTTCCTCCAAAAGAAAAATGCTTCCTGAAGTGCCGGCTGACCTCTTCACAATCTTCAGAAGAGATAAAACGATAAAATGGCTGGGAGAGAAAATATCCCTGCGTGTGGCCGTACCTTGAGATCTGGGGTCCGATATAGGTTATACAACCTTCAGCATCAAGCGAATAGAGTATATCACAGG encodes the following:
- a CDS encoding METTL5 family protein codes for the protein MKLKNLEIMLQRLGGFTKPGAALEQYQTPAPLAARLLFHALMKQDIEDRSVCDLGSGTGVLAIGAALLGAASVTGVEIDAQAARVAEANARLLDAEVTFVVADVQDPYLPARLGPCDTVVMNPPFGAQKAHADRPFIDCALAIAPVTYSIFNAGSGPFVKAYTEGKAEITERIGGVFPIKRTFAFHTKDVQEIEVEILRLTRNR
- the dph2 gene encoding diphthamide biosynthesis enzyme Dph2 codes for the protein MSLNGISELIEKLTARGARTVALQFPEGLKRKAGEYARALHDTGFSVIVSGDPCYGACDLALETLASADVLVHFGHAPVDNQPRVIFEPYRVDFDPSVLEKALPLLSRHTIGLVTTVQHVHLIPAMEAYLRSRGFDSRVAPGSGRTPHPGQVLGCCFTAAKIPGAEEILFVGTGVFHPVGMALTTGLNVIALDPLAGTAEEVSSEALRRKRFAVMEKARGAKSVGIIVSTKQGQQRMELARHLASLSPDAVIVTMREVSPDELLNLGFGCYVNTACPRLAYDDQVRFPVPVLSPQEFEIICGRRNWDEYAIDEIP
- the hpt gene encoding hypoxanthine/guanine phosphoribosyltransferase — translated: MLDRLVESLETCPMVKRGEYNYFIHPITDGVPIVEPALLRDVAAAMVKVMDLNGVDKIVVVEAMGIHIGSVLSIMTDIPMTVMRKRVYNLPHEVPVHQTTGYSKGELYLNGVYKGDRVVIIDDVVSTGGTMKALLKALEIAGAEVVDVCIAIQRGNPDIGRPYKSLVRIEVDDRVHVIERYI
- the mfnA gene encoding tyrosine decarboxylase MfnA, with product MLNKGRAEEELFSFFCRKKQEDLDYTFILSSMCTLPHPVAVRAHCMFMETNLGDPGLFPGTASLEKLLIQRFGDLFHCPDAGGYATSGGTESNIQALRLARAHRHEVATPNVIVPGSAHFSFKKACDILGLAMRRAPLLEDHRMDADAAAGLVDKNTIAIVGVAGTTEYGMVDPIPALGRIAVQDDIFFHVDAAFGGMVIPFLPDPMPFDFAVPGVTTIAVDPHKMGMSTIPAGCLLTRGADLLNTLNIDTPYLTVKQEYTLGGTRPGAPVAGALAVLDYLGRDGMTAIVTGCMKNTHRLIAGMESRGFRRAATPDVNVATFVCEKERVPDPWKVSWTCQDYLRIVCMPHVHLDRIEAFLNDIGDNHA
- the ppsA gene encoding phosphoenolpyruvate synthase translates to MKEVPNILWLEEIRKEDIISVGGKGASLGEMASIGLPVPKAFVVTAQAFRRFLVETSLEKKIFASFERLDVEDNEALEKAAEQAKTLVLKAKMPAAIRDEIRKAYKKMSNTDLIVAVRSSATAEDLPDASFAGQQETYLNIKGEANLLVSVQKCWASLYGARAIYYRAKQGFDDHTVNIAVVVQQLVHSEKAGVMFTSHPITGEPLTIIEGSWGLGEAVVSGSVSPDKYVFDQRTEKVVDTLISNKKVEIIADGDNGTKLADVPKDRQDKQVLSDAEVEKLAMYGKIAENHYGVPQDVEWGIVSGTFYILQSRPITTIGNRKEAKGMSGNTSSANILIKGQGAAPGIASGKVVIIRDVKDTGSVKEGDILVTKMTNPDMVPAMRKVAAIVTDEGGMTCHAAIVSRELGTPAVVGTKTATAVLKNGQLVTVDGELGLIYEGAVAPAAAATAAGPGQQAVIAHAPIITATSVKVNVSIPEAAARAAATGADGVGLLRIEHLILGLNKTPGWFITNNKEEEFVKELHDGIKIVLDAFPGKTVWVRTLDAPTDEFRNMKGGENEPHEHNPMLGWRGIRRDLQSPDQFRLQVESFKRLWSEGYENLGIMFPMVSHPDQFLAAKEMMRACGVDVENVTLGIMIEIPSSAIMIEDFIKCGIKFASFGTNDLIQYTLAIDRNNENVADMYNPQHPAVLHLIHNAIQMCRAYNVECSICGQAGSDPKMAAWLVEHGITSISANIDAIAKIREAVARTEKRIILEAARSKDAE
- the serA gene encoding phosphoglycerate dehydrogenase; the protein is MANARVLVSDPLAEEGLAILRAAVDVDVKTDLKDNELCKIIGNYDALLVRSGTEVTAQVIEAGRKLKFIGRAGVGVDNVDVEAATRKGIIVANAPEGNTLAATEHTMAMMQSLARNIPQANASLKKKEWKRSKFMGVELNEKTLGIVGFGRIGREVAKRANAMDMKCVAYDPFITKERAAQLGVEMMSMADLFKVADVITVHTPLIPETRHVINARSIATMKDGVRIINCARGGIIDEKALYDAIKSGKVAGAALDVFEEEPPTESPLLTLDQVIVTPHLGASTVEAQLNVAVSVAKQCIEVLNGRSAKYVVNAPMVPPEHAEVLEPYAQLAEKMGRFAIQTAGGRLSSVECIYGGELSAYAGSMKFVTRLALKGLLDPILQQPINIVNAEFIAKERGIAVSETVTQESEGFKNLITLKIKTDKGNESVSGTVFFKGRSRIVAVGGYTMDMIPEGYVIVSRHLDKPGVIGRASTILGKNNINIAGMQVGRINPEQEAIMVLNVDSEVPAAVMDEIRGMPGIFTATFAKITSQKI
- a CDS encoding type 1 glutamine amidotransferase, whose amino-acid sequence is MEKKIAIFQHVANEPAGYFETIFEEAGIQFEYINLYDTGEVPCRINASHLVFLGGPMSVNDEKDYFWLAQEKELIRRSAKTGRKVLGICLGAQLIASANGAKVYPFIQETGWHALCRAVEATGAFNAFPDQFRVFQLHGETFEIPYRGRLLAYGDRVRNQAFSCRNALGLQFHLELTGEIIRDWSKDLSAFQQLKIERDTPRYIAESNRLCRRVAEEFIGC
- a CDS encoding PAS domain S-box protein, translated to MDDICRIKDLLKKDRKGLNIREISETLKINRNSVAKLLDILTAKEEVEIRTYGRSKIYCLAQRVPLSDLMNLSKNFILTLDEDFRVVQANDAFIHHIDIPKNKVLHSLLIDLPTDLFLDAEIVPAADAALGGMEDYREVCIKSKTHDIWYKITFTPTRFQDLSRGVILFLENITERKRIENALRDSEEKYRTLAEHTCDILYSLDAEGCITYIGPQISRYGHTQGYFLSQPFYRFISSEDCEEVSRHFRKHFSFGGKITNVFRKAGSHGGAIWFESNSISQRDDTGAVTGIYGVLRDITERKMVEAENAKIYQWQEGFNRILQSLLTPVTLDEKFRIIADSVVSVFSADFCRIWLIERGDLCNDGCMHTGVTEGPHACHFRDNCLHLKASSGRYAHIDGHVHRRIPYGAYKIGLLASGDESKFLTNDAPHDPRIHDHGWARAIGLESFAGYQLKPPGGRSLGVFAIFARHRISPDEDTMLEGLSRAISLAIQKDVADKALKESELFNRGLVENLPDYIAVYGEDGKLLYVNPASARALGYDADTLVGTHVLTFVAEEYRDTVISRMASRRKAGDMSSYEIDVVTKSGARRSVIVKGAPLRYRSNPAILLLLIDITGRKRAEDALRKSEHQLDAMAANIPGVICRGHVTPDGTLGFDYISRRSREILGLDNDPVIFFARAIEGIVPEDRERFLSSIQHAIRNKSLWEFEGRYIKPSGETIRVDAVGSPVMENGQFIFDGVIFDTTDRNRAEPAREQSKTSLRE